A window from Salarias fasciatus chromosome 11, fSalaFa1.1, whole genome shotgun sequence encodes these proteins:
- the fam110d gene encoding protein FAM110D: MKPLTPIGSPSPLRLLNKGPDYLRRQIDGGGQGRSISAVERLEADKAKYVKSQQVINTKQEPVLVPCATPPPPPRRTIAIAGSLTPHLPPRRSSNTPFSTLSDSFTSRDENENDDSRKENRRTSVDVEAHNRSNVSKVMPPSPRAPGINTLVAPHSAPVLRRSTGKRMLRPDSLLIYRQKKECKSPNGATVGENNNLELKGYSFVRRLFQGSMREKSGGGEGRIQKMVIGEEKAPSRDGESRMSWTNDKDITDGGAGSRRSSKTDQERSPESVPSPGFSCKLPETKNGLTNPTSDGITNGVTEDAHSSDHDDENDPWKRASPPAPRRQPGQLQRSKSDLRLRCSVALSEQEHFFDFCGLDMDMIERLGRDNFLSGASSIDTLSLALRSVGGDGCGGSEPSEFSRHSGDGLFQEELTEQLPTGVSIIERNARVIKWLYGCKNAAREGPKESTV, from the coding sequence ATGAAGCCCCTAACACCAATTGGATCCCCCTCTCCTCTGAGGCTCCTCAACAAGGGTCCGGATTACCTCCGGAGGCAGATCGACGGTGGAGGCCAGGGCCGCTCCATCAGCGCTGTGGAGAGACTCGAAGCAGACAAAGCCAAATATGTCAAGAGCCAGCAGGTGATTAACACCAAGCAGGAGCCTGTGCTGGTGCCCTGTGCCaccccgccgcctcctccccggAGAACAATCGCCATTGCTGGCAGCTTAACGCCTCATCTTCCCCCACGTCGATCGTCCAACACACCCTTCTCCACCCTGTCTGACTCCTTCACTTCGCGGgacgagaacgagaacgacgACTCGAGAAAGGAGAACCGACGGACTTCTGTTGACGTGGAGGCACATAACAGGAGCAATGTGAGTAAAGTGATGCCCCCCAGCCCAAGAGCACCCGGGATTAACACCTTGGTAGCACCACACAGCGCTCCTGTGCTCAGAAGGAGTACGGGCAAACGCATGCTGAGGCCCGACTCCCTCCTCATCTACCGGCAGAAGAAGGAGTGCAAAAGCCCTAATGGTGCAACGGTGGGAGAGAATAATAATCTGGAATTGAAGGGGTACAGTTTTGTTCGACGCCTCTTCCAAGGTTCTATGAGGGAGAAGAGCGGCGGAGGTGAGGGCAGAATCCAGAAGATGGTGATCGGAGAGGAGAAAGCACCATCACGGGATGGCGAGTCACGCATGTCTTGGACCAATGACAAAGACATTACAGACGGTGGAGCAGGAAGCCGGAGGTCGAGTAAAACCGACCAAGAGCGTAGCCCAGAATCTGTCCCCAGCCCTGGATTCAGCTGCAAGCTCCCAGAAACTAAGAATGGTCTCACAAATCCTACCAGTGATGGAATTACCAACGGTGTTACCGAGGATGCCCACTCGAGTGACCACGATGATGAGAATGATCCGTGGAAGCGGGCATCTCCCCCGGCGCCCAGAAGGCAGCCCGGGCAGTTACAGCGGTCCAAATCAGACTTGCGGCTTCGCTGCTCCGTGGCTCTGTCGGAGCAGGAGCACTTCTTCGATTTCTGTGGCCTGGACATGGACATGATAGAGCGTCTGGGCAGAGATAATTTCCTCTCAGGCGCCAGCTCTATAGACACACTCTCCTTGGCGCTCCGCAGCGTCGGTGGGGACGGTTGCGGCGGCTCGGAGCCCAGCGAGTTCTCTCGCCACTCAGGAGACGGACTGTTCCAGGAGGAGCTGACAGAGCAGCTCCCCACTGGAGTGTCAATCATTGAGAGAAACGCCCGTGTGATCAAGTGGCTTTATGGGTGCAAGAACGCTGCTCGAGAAGGACCCAAAGAGTCAACCGTGTAA